Within Lolium rigidum isolate FL_2022 chromosome 5, APGP_CSIRO_Lrig_0.1, whole genome shotgun sequence, the genomic segment actccacaaggacttgtactataatctagggttctactcaaggaatgatgatgtgattatctaaatatgtggtctgcctaagaattctaccttgctattttctgtagcttgttcttcaggaattctgataaacctgcatcttatggcatgcctccacctcctagctgcttcatcttgatcctaactattttatggattggctcaatgtgttggtttcCTTGCATCATGGTattagatgatcaaatggatgaagtgtgaggctccttttataggcttgagcaagatctagtatcatgacacataggtgggtgactcttgtttttatttgatgagtaaggtgcttggttgtcatgctctcatccatagcaatcctttaagcatgaagtggtatagcttaggattcaagctatgtagatattttcatcctatgtggcatgggtattatcctctcatgtgatttgtttttggatagccaagtggcttttgttactaaatatcttgtgattgattttatgcttgtgagtGAGTCACTAtaacatatgtgattgtatttatattgtaattgggatcaaaatgtcaaagacaaggattacaccccaattttgaatggtgatgtttgatttcaccaaggcatgatcatatgagtttcaaaatactcatagtttattttattcaattagtttgaactataattcgtaatgtaaacgaatttagttttgtgatattcgacatatttaataagttatgattaaaatcaTAATGTGtgtcttttatgcacttaggtccttatgtttaaccatatttggtaataagttttaaagtgaattcaattctaCCCCAAGGTAGTTGCTCAACTTTGAAGTGTTAGTAATTTAGAGTTTAtttcttatctctttgatgggtatagacctctcccatctctaggggttaatgataagcttgtgttggtgttaaatTCAAAGGTttggttcaagaaataccatgaggttcatggtaggaatatttatttgttgaagacatggaaaagataagtgaagaatggtttctccattttattgttacttgatttatatTTGAATATATGTTCTTatattatggcaaggaatatcatgttatgatattttataagatcaagtaattaatCATTGATTAAAgcgttgttgtgttgatttttgTTCCATtttatctaaccccttagatcaaatcatctatacccaaaacaaggttttagcaaaggtcacattgaggtttatagcacttgacttgatgatctacttcaattccataaaggtcaagtgaaacttcagttactgtgactgttttattttaaagcgcgaaaatttcccggattttatatgcatgaatgcagtgcacacatctgtttcatctatttttgtaaccccaaatactgggatattacattttGCTACGTTCATGCTAAGATCTGTAAGGGCTTGCTAGGATCTGTAAGAGTAGAATAGCTTTGCATATGAGTTCTTGCTTTGATTTGCAACCGTAGAGTTGTTCTGTTTAGTTCTTGCTTGGATATGTAAAGCGTCAAGTGCCcgtcatttcgtcgaacacctgtGTATGCGTTCTTCTAAGCTCATTCGTCCACGTATAAGTGCGATAGTTGGTACAAGGATTGGTTTTACTTGGATGTGTGAAAGATCTAGCTTGCCTACCATTGTTTTTGCACTATGATACTTTGATTGTCTGTATAGGATGCGAGCCCCGTTGATCAGTCGCCCAAGTTTGTGTTGCATGTTGTGCCAATCCGGTACATTCCGGTGCCTGATAAGTTCTGCCCTATCCGGAAGAGGCCCAACATGATATGACATGCCGCTCTGTCCACCTTCGTGCTGAACATGGTGTGCGAGTTGGTTACTAAAGAGAAGGCCGGAGTGCCATTGTTCATGAACCGTGACCTGAAAGCGATTTATGCGGCTATTCTGGAGTACACTATCCGTGAGGTTTGTGTCGCTCAGGTTTACAACCATCTGACGCACTGGTGAGCAAGGTGTGTTCATGTATGCAAGCTGAAGAAAATGGAGGGATGCGTTGGGTGGAGAAGACATCAGCTATCATGATGAACAATGATGCATACTTTGCCTACACCAAGATTAGCGCATTGCAACTTCTCTTGCACTTGATTCAATAAGTCAAATATGATGCATGTTGTTAGCTTGCACACGAGGAAGAGCTAAATTACCTCATCATCATAGAATCATCCTAAGGACGCGGAACTCATCAACATGCCCATAGAGAGTATTACCTGTGAGGTGCCGGAGCATTGGATGCTTGTTGTCTTGTTGTTGTGCTGCTGATGATGAACACCTCATCCATGATGTACATTTTGGGAGTTGATAGGGTTGATCTGCACTGATGACACGTCTGTATATTTTGCGAGGTGGTATTTATATAACCCCTCGGTTGATGAACTTATATTGCATCACGAGGCTCGTGCCCTCGTGGTGCAACTCCAGTGCTAGAAGTAATATCCGTATGCTAGTCTTGCTGATTATGTGATCTATTGTTGTTGTCTTGTTATTCCCTATTTTGTCTAACACCTTGTGAGCATCTTCGGTGAACTGGTTAAGGTATTCCGCTAGATGGGACCAAACAGCCGTGATTTTACTAAAAGCGATTTGTGGGCAACCAAACACCAGTAAATTTGCTTTCCAACTGATGTGGATTAGGAATTGTTGGCAACCAAATAACTTGCACACCGTAGATTAGAGGTTACATTAACCCGGACAGCATCCCGGAGCCATGTTCTATAGATGCAAGCAAAAGTTATGAGCAACCAATCAGGCCATTGATGTTGCCGTGGCCCGTGGGGCATGGCGGAGCTGCTCTACCCGGTGCTGGATGCACACGCCTCGCCGACCCTCCTCGACTTCGTCCTGCCCAACGCCCAACCGCACATTGATCAAACTTTCCGCGTATACGTGGGACGCATTCGGTCATACCCACACAACACGGCTGCTACATCAGATTACAGAGTTTGCAATAGTTTCCCAGCTGTCGCTATGTCACTAGCACATAAAGTAGACGTGACTAGAACTCTGGAAGTCTAGATTCACCCAATTTCCAGCAATGTAAAGCCACAATCTTGGGGGAAGTTCGTGGCTGGCGTGCGTCATTTTCCATGAACATACACCTGGCCTCTGTTGGACCATCTACATATTCCTCCTTGGCATCGCGTCAAATGTCTTCAGATCGGCAGCGACGTCTTCAGATTCTAGCTCCAGACCAGCAGCAGcctctgctttttttttttgcgatgacTTGTGTGTGTGGTGCAAAACCAAGTCAAATTTAGGCCATCCCTGCGAGTTTCTGTAGGATTTTAATTCTTGGGACGTTCATAGTACCTTGTGGTTTGGTTTCCTGTGCCTTAAATTATGCAGGAATTTCAGAATCCACCGGAACCTCTTTTTTTCATACTAACGCACCGAATCACTTTGCCTTCGTTTTTCTGCTTGTAGTCATCTGTTTGGTACTGTCAGTCCTGTAATCCGAAAAGCAAAATTCCTAAGATAAGTGACAAAATTCCTCAAGATAGATAAAACCTGTTTTGAAGAGTATTAGATTCTTACAGATAGCAGCAGGCATGCATGTGCAACAATTGGCTTAAGAATAATAGCATCAAACGAACTGCTCATTTTGACTGATAAACATGATTCGGGTACGCTTTTCATCATATTTTTCAACGAACAAAATATAAGGTACACAATGAAGTATACGATCCCTCACCAATAAGGTACAATCTCCCTTGGTGTGATTTCACCCCATTCTGGTACAAAGAACTAACGAAGTGCATCAGGTGGCAAACAAATGACAAATGGAAATGAATCCCACTTTGTGTTTCCTTTTTCCCCCTAACTAAGATGTTTATGAAGCTTTCATCTCACTAACTGAAAAAATCATCAGTCGACGCTTCTGCGACATCGTTTGTAAGAATATCTCGGGTCATCTAATGGCCTTCAAACCATTGGCAATTGGGTTAACTGGCTGTATCTTAAGACCCCTTGTTCGTCCTGGAGCGCCTCCTGTAAGAGAGGACAAGTCCAGCGCTAGCCTGTCGAACAAAATTCCGATATGCAAGAGTAAGAATCATATCATAAGTTAATAGCTTTGGCGTTACGTGAAAATAAAGAGCAAGATGACTTACAAATTTGCAGATCCTTTTTCTAATTCACCAATGTCAGATTGCAACAAAATTTCTGACTCTGTTTTGGATAGAATTGAATAACATGCAGTTGCTTTGCCATCCTTGATGCCTGAGACACAGCAGGGTTTAACATTAAAACTGACACGCTGAAGCATTCGTAAATACATTGGAAACAAGAAGTTCATGCAACTTACAACAATCCTCTGAATCTTCATGTTCATCATCCAGGGAAAGCAACTTCTGCAGGTTGCAATAATGATTTATTAAAAGGAAAAGGGGGGCATGACATAGTCTTTCACTCAAATAACTCTGAAGGCAAGGAAAGCTTATGTAACCAGGGAGATATGTATGTACCTTCAAATTCTCGTAGCATGTTTCAAGGTCATCATTTACCAAAAGATGATCAAAAAGACCTGGAGAGTTGGACTGATCAAGCTCAGCACGAGCATTTTTCAGTCGTTTCTGAATTTGCTCCTCTGTTTCTGTACCCCTGTATAACCAATTGACCAGAATATAAATCAAACATCTCTTCTCGCTTTATAAGGTGTAACAGAATTATCATTCTCATGAGCTTAGCTATCAATGCATTTTATAATCTACAAATATACCGTGCGCGAAGGCGCTGCTCTAGTTCCTCAAATGACGGAGGGCatacaaagatgaatattgcttcAAGAGAAGAAGCCCTCACAGATCGAGCTCCTTGGACATCAATATCGAGAATACACCTCTTCAATGAAAACAATGGGAAGATGAATAACTCACCTTTCAGAAACTAGAATAAAAAGCGATAGTAATTTTACCTTCCCCTCATCAGTAACAGATTCAACTGCTTCAATACTCGTGCCATAGAGATTTCCATGAACGTGAGCAAATTCAAGAAATTTTCCCTCACTTATATCTTGTTCCATCTTGCTTCGTTCGGCGAAATGGTAGTGAACTCCATCTATTTCCTTCACCCTTGGAGATCTTGTAGTGTGGCTAACAGAAAACCCAAACTTTGATGGGTACTCTTTCATCAATTTTGCTATTAATGTCCCTTTACCAACACCAGAAGGCCCACTAATCACAACAGGCTTGTGTGCAACGCCAAGTACTCCCTTGCTCCAGGAAACAACTTCCGAACCCTTGATTTTCCGCTGTTGTTTAACGAAGGGTGTATCTATCTGAGATGTAAAGCAAAAAGAGGGTGGGGCTCAGAAAGAATGAATTACGGAGAAGGAAATAACAGGCAATTATACGCAAAAAGACATTAAACTATGGGATACTTCACACACAGAAATATGGAACATCACTTCATGTGTTTGAGCGCAATCTTGCTTTTGCGGACCGACTAATGGGCTGAGGGAAAATTTATATAATAAAAGTACAGAATGAAGGCCGTTGCTTTGTGAGAAAACACCAATAAAATTGACCTATTGTTCAGTCTAACTTTGTGATTCAGTTTCAATTTTAATTGGTACTTAGCAGGTCCACCTTGAAAATGGTGAAAAAGTCCAGCCGCCATATTCTTTAAATATTGGCACTAGAAAGGCCAACAAGGACAAGAAATTCTTTGTCAATTTAGTATTCTTTACCTCAAGGAACCAGATGGAATCATTCAATGAAACACCCTTCTCAACAACCAATATCTTCTCATCATTTACAAGAATTGCTGAGTGCGACCTAGATGGAGGCTGAGCCCCAAGTACTGTCGGCACAACCCTGCCATGAGACCAATAGTCAGAATGACTATGTACTAAGATGTAAGGAAATAACAAGCAGagagcaaaaaaataaaatggcAAAGTATAATACCaagtctgagtcagtttgtccagAATTTTAATGTCAAAGTGTGACTTGGACTCCTCATCTGATCTGCCAATTACATACTGCAAAAAACAACAAATTTTTGTTAAATCCAGCTTTGTACTTTAGAGTGCTCCTTACTACTATAAACAGTGACAGCTACATTGGAAAAGTCCAGTTTACTGAGTCTACGCAAAGAGTAGGTATTAGTTGGTGCAACCAAGTCAAGTCAACCTGAGCTGTTTCCAGGTAAGTACAAGAAAAGGAGGCCATTGAGCATTGCATATTATATACCTATTTCCAGCCTTCCAGGTAAGTACTAAGGTGATCTTAATCAAAGTAGTATAAGCAACATGGCACAGGTGATAGCGTCATTCAGTACTTACAAGCTCGGTTAAGAAATTAGAAATAAATAATGGTTGACAAGCATATCTAAAAATCAAACTTAAAGCATATGCATATAAATCAACTTATTGATCTGACTCACTGTCTTATTGCCAACTTGTACGGCATTCCGGTGGCAATCCTTGGGCTCCAAGGTGATGCTTTCAACACGAAACTCAGGAGCCTCTTCACCCTGTTTACCACATCAAATCAAAATTTAGACCCTGTTCAGCATGTTACCGAATATGATCTTTCTTCACACGATAAGAGAGATGTCATATCAGGGAACTCACAGAAATGAGCACGCTATCTAAAATGATCTCTTGACATGATGAGCGAAGTACCACATCAGGGAACGCACAAAAGAAGCACATACAGAGATATTGATGAACTCACCATAAAATATGCCGGGTGATCAGGAGCGGATGGTAGCTAGGAGCCTTGCGTCCTATTCACATGAGTGAACATGGATGAATAAATGATCAGGACAAAATACAGGTAAACACGTCGGGTCGATTTACTAAGCGAACAAGACCCCAGGTGGAGGAGTTCATCGTCCCAATACCCACTGCTAAAACAAGAACCGAGCCATTTATTCGCTCTCGCATTTCAGGAATCGAGGTTTCCACAAGCAGGACGACAGCGTACGCGACCAAGGTGCACTAATCACGCGCCATTACCGTTCCTAGGCTAGATCCAACAGAACGCAGCCACCACTAATAGGGAGCGGGGCCCTTCATGGACCAGGCAACCACCGTTACGACCATTCCAAAGGGCGATCAAGGAAACCCTAAATCCGGCCGTACAGGGCCCAGAACCAGATTAGGAGGGGACAAACCTCGGTCGCCCAcgacgagatcccgcgatcctctCGCGCCGGCCCGAGCTGGAGCCCGGAAGGAGTCAGGAAACCGAATGCTGCCGCGGCGGCGGCTggtgcggcggcggggaggagggGCGCCGGCGAGGGCTCTGCTggctgggggcggcggcgggagggcgcAGTGGTGGAGGGGGATCGAATGAGGGCAGGCAGGAGCTCGGGTTGGAATTTGGCAGGGAAGAAGCGACGACGAGGCCTCCGGCGTTTTTATGCCACTTTTTTCTCTCTCGCTCGCTTTCCGCTTTATTATTTCGATCATTAATAATAATGAAGTGTTATATTTGCGTCGGATTCCGTGGATCTGGTCCTCAGGCTGCTTGACCCGCTTGGCCGCAAAGGGCACTAGCCCAAACTCCAAAGCATCTTGCCTTTTGTCCTTGTTTGGACATTTTCAATGGCACCACAGCTTTGTCTTTTGCCCTTACTTCAAGAATAATGGGGATTCTTTTACTCAAATTGATTCTTAAGAATTTTACGGGTCTAtaaatcggaaattcaattcggctcctgggtgcgtatgctccctctaccaacaaaacatattttgaagtgtggaaaaattttgacaaaaaaatctacatgtacatctccataatatatgtgtatgcgtcaagtttcacgaaaaataatattttttgtggcctatgtaaaaaagagaaaacttatcctgtgaaaaacaTTGTttccagcactgaattttgtcttttttacacacgtcacatgttaagttcattttttatgaaacgactttgtgagcgtgtagcacgtgaagatgtacgcgcaaattttttgtttcaatttttaaaaatttaaaatatgtgtaagatgcatttcaaaatatagggagcatatgctcccatgttccaaaacaccactccctctaTAAATTATAAATAAAACAAGGCGTTTGTAAGATTTAAATGTGCgtttttattttgcaaaaaaatactGCACTTTGTTTTAGAGGAAATTTTCATCCACAAAACATCTTTAATGCTACTAGCAGTATATTACTTTGTTCTTTCTGTGGTGTATCATCTTTGATGCTATTTTTTTTAACAGTTCTATAATTCTATAGGATTCAAAAGTGCACACTAgtaacccgcaaaaaaaaaaaatagtgcacGCTACTCCTTTGTTTTTTCCTCCCTTTTGTCTGTGTTTGGACAGTTTCAAAGCCACCATATCTCTTGTTTGCCCTTCTTCGAATACATGGAGCTTCTTTATAATTAGATGATTTTTTTAGGATTTttaaagctttcagatattttgtGAGGCATTTTAGGATTCCAATTTGTAGTTTCTTAAGAGCTCTTTTGCATTCAATTTGGACGGAAATTTCTATGCACTAAAATATCTTGATATtgtctccttagtttttcctgtgCTGTCTCAAACATCTCTAATACTGATTTTGTAGGGTTGCAATTGCATATGACTCAAATGTGCAAGACACTCTAAATCCTTCTTTTCACTGTATTCATATCATGGCGATAAAAGAGACCACACAAGGAAAAGTAAAACTAAAGGTTGATTTGGAACATTAGAGGAAGACGATCCAACTTCAACATTTAGGAGAAATGAAGGTATGTCACTCTTTTCACAATAGATACTCTTCTTATAAAATTTGGTAAAGCGGGTCTTTCATGGTGCCATTTCTTCGTGGCTAACTTGTTTGATGGGGTCAGGAAATTGAGCATATTGAACTCGTACGCGATGCATTCTTGTTAAAAAAATGTTGCGTTTGTTTTTCGGAACATGGGATTTTAAAGCATATAAATATCAAaacatatactacctccgtctcatttTATAGGGTTTGCACATATTACTAGGTTGTTAATTTGACTAACATAATATCAATTATATAACATCCAAAATTATTCAGgtagtgttttggaacatggaagcatatgctcccttcattttgaaatgcatcttatacatattttgaaattttaaagaaatcgaaacaaaaaattcacatgtatATCTTCAGATGCTACGCGCTCTCAAAGTTGTTTCAAGAAAAATCAACTGCCATGTGTCGTGTGTAAGAAAGACAAAATTCACCGCTAAGAAGAAGGTTGTTCACAAGAtaaaatattctttttttttacGTAGACCACAGAAAATATTGTTTTTTATGAAACTTGGCGAACTCACATATATATTATgttgatgtacatgtagaatttttggtaaattttttaacacttccaattatatatttttggtagagggagcatatgcacctgagagccgaattgaatttctaaaaaattatatcattagagagTAGAACATCTAacatttctaatgatatatattttgtaatatatatcttgTATTGTTATTATTATTAAATTTACATCCTAAGGATACTTGCAAGCCCTATAAACTAGGACGGAGGAAGTATTACGTTTCTGCTCAAATAGAAACACATGATTTGAATGTCAATTACGTCTTGGCAAATTGAAAGTTACGGGAACTAAAATTAGAAGAGCTATTCGGAAAAACCAGAACCAAAAAAAAGTAGGATTTTGAGATTTCTACCTGATTATGAAGAAAAGAGAGAAATTTTTTTATAAAGAGGAGAAAAAAGAGATAAGATGCAAAGAGTTTTTCAAGTAATTTGTTCCACGAGATACAAGCTTATGTTCGGTTTGTTCAATTTTTGTTGTGAAAAAACATGTGAAATTCTTTCAAATAATCGTGCTTGATAAGGTAGGATCATTTTTTCCTAATTTTGAAAATCACGAGCCTTTGATTTGCTAGCTACTCCTAGCTAGTAGCTTCTTCTACACTGGCATCGGGTGTAGTCCTGGTCGCCTCCCGCTACAAACAGCTCACTCAAAGTAGCAGTGGTGCATGAATCCAAAGTCCAAACTCCAATAAGCACCACCGGCCGGCAGCGTGGGCGGGGCGGCTACTACTACTAGTGGTCAACTGGCCCCCGCGTCGGCGTCGAGCATGTTCCATCCCCTTCCTCGCAAGTTGGCGCACTCGCAAGTTGCAGGCAGGCGCCCTTCCTGCCCGCCTGAAAGCCGTCTCCATCCATTCCCGCTTGCTACGACAGCGAcgacccctcctcctccatggatGCCGACAGCCGGTGCGGCACCAACCTTTGACGGAGAAGATTAGACCGCTAATCAGGCTAGATTCTACGGAAGAGATCCAGGTTTTAATAGTGAGATTGAGAAGGACGCACGGTGCCGTCCCAACCGATCTTGCATTTGCATATGCCCCTTTTGACAGATTCCTGCAAATTACTACTGGTTGATGGATAGGTACGTGCGTCCCTCTCTTGGGTTCCTCCTTTCTTTTGGGTAAACACTTGGGTGTCTGGTTGAATATAAACACTGGAAAAGAGAAACCGCGGAAATCGATCGCACGCAAAGGAAGTGTTGCGGTTTGCACAATTGTGTCTGTATTTGATACCTTCGCGTCCTTGCACTGTAGAATCGTTGTGTCAAACGCTACAAGCAAGCAAAGTTGGTGCAAACATATACGCTCTgcattgttagagcatctccagtcgtgtacCCCAAACCGTTCTCAAAGTGATTTGGAGCGCGCTGGATATAAAAAAcgttcccagtcgcgtcccccaaagcctctttttTTCCGGCGCGTCCCGATGCGGCGCCTCgaacccgtccccgtcccacaggggacgctccgggcacaccAGACACAAAGAAAAGCGAGGCAGGGAGTGGCGGGACCttcgcgtcagcggcacattcaaggTTGGacttaaccgtcgcctacctcgcgacggaagttattcgcgcacaGTGACACACGATCGAAGCGTCGCACCTTTGCTTTAatagcgacggaggggcaggcgagacgtctcgtcggtgctgcgcagcctccacgcgtcgttcccacgctttcttcccgccgcttctggcctcttcccgcgctttctcccCGACGCCAGCGTCTATAGAAGGCCCTCCCtcggctcaatggcagccaccacagccgccggcacccctttctctGCCACAAGCACAACCCTCATCGCTAGAACACCACTGCTTAATGACGAACTGCCCCGGCgttggccagttccctccaccgccgtctcctccacctctACCGCCGGATTCTCGGTTCGGCATCGACGCCGCCGCCCAGGAAGAGTCGCGGCGGCGCCGGGCGGAGCTTTGGCGTGcagagcggcggcgggaggcaatCGAGAAGGAGGCCCGTCAGCAGcgtgaggaggcggcggcgtcagcagcgggagaccCCGTAGCTGAGGAGAACGCGACATGGGAGGAGaaggcgctggcggacaccattgcggcgttcgacaatgccacggcggaagaggcgcggcagcgccggacggaggagatggccCAGCGGTGGTGCGATGAGCACCAGCGCCTGGAACGGGAGGCGcggtaccgtgaacggcgggaggcgatcgagcggcggcgggaggcgatggatcgtcagcagcagcaggcggcggaggagcgtcaacagcgggaggtggtgctggcggcaacggaggcggcctggggggcgcgggcggatgc encodes:
- the LOC124655055 gene encoding guanylate kinase 1-like translates to MGEEAPEFRVESITLEPKDCHRNAVQVGNKTYVIGRSDEESKSHFDIKILDKLTQTWVVPTVLGAQPPSRSHSAILVNDEKILVVEKGVSLNDSIWFLEIDTPFVKQQRKIKGSEVVSWSKGVLGVAHKPVVISGPSGVGKGTLIAKLMKEYPSKFGFSVSHTTRSPRVKEIDGVHYHFAERSKMEQDISEGKFLEFAHVHGNLYGTSIEAVESVTDEGKRCILDIDVQGARSVRASSLEAIFIFVCPPSFEELEQRLRARGTETEEQIQKRLKNARAELDQSNSPGLFDHLLVNDDLETCYENLKKLLSLDDEHEDSEDCCIKDGKATACYSILSKTESEILLQSDIGELEKGSANLLALDLSSLTGGAPGRTRGLKIQPVNPIANGLKAIR